Genomic window (Spirosoma sp. KCTC 42546):
CCCAGTTGCCTAACAGGTCATCGTCGCTGCTTTCTATAATGACGATAATCCGGCCACCTAGCACCCCTGATGTAGCTTTACCCTTCTTATACTTTTGATCCATAAGATGGGTGCATTGCAGTACATTGAATTCTTTACCTTCAACGGTTAATGTAGCCTTAAAGGACATCTGGTTTAAGGGTTAAAAAATAAAACTATACCTGAAGTGTGGCGTTATTGATCGTGACCTCACTACCCGTAATATTAATGATTGTGTTGAGGTAGTCTGTATCAGCAAAAAATTCATCAAAATAATTGACGCAGATGGCCTGTTTAAATTCGATTTCTTTATATGAAGCGTCTTCGTCAATCCGATTCAGAATAATCTTACCATCTTTTTGCATGTGCGGATCAATCATCCAGCTTTTAATGGTGCTGTCGTCCATGGCATCTAAACTGATTACTATGCTCCATTCAGGACGAGAGGCCGGTATGCCTTTCTTGTCCTCATTACGAGCAATCTGCATCAGCATCCAATTGATATCGTAGTCCGTTCCATCTACGCTGAGTTTTCCTTCGTAAGCCATAAGAGTATGAATACAAGGTTATTCGAGTTTACCGTTCCACTTATTTTCGAACTGGGTGTCCTGTATTTTCAGTTTTTCGCACGACATGGTGATGAAGAGGCAATACGGGTTGTTGGTCCGTTCCTGGAACTTTCGTACCCGATTCCACATATTTTGCATCAGAGTATTATCCTTCCGCCCCAACCGGAATCCTTTATACTGAAAGTCGATCACATCATCACTCAAATCTTCGCCAGAACTAACTCGCTTGTAACTTACATTTGGGTTACCTACATTTTCATAATAGCTTTCGGAGACATCGGTCACAAAGCCATTCTCAAACTCATAGGTTAGCATAACTGAGTTCTGATCATCGCGGTAGGTTTTAATGGTACCGCCCTCAAAGCGGGTTTTATCAACCAGCCACTCAAAAAACAGATCCGTCCCTCCTTCCATAATCAGGTAAAAATCACCTAACATCACCCCGGAAGCAGGCTTACCCTGATCGTCACGGGCCTGCTTAAACGCTACAGAGAATTCAAGGACTGGAATATCTTCACCGGAAACACTTAAAATTGCTTTATGAGCCATAATAGTCGTTCGTTAAAATTCGGATTAAAACATCATTCTAAGTCCCACTCATGCTCCAGGGTAGCATTACCGTTGGTTACTTCTTTTCCTGTAAAGAAAAGGTTGGTTGTCTGATAGGATGCATCGCCGGCAAACATTTCCAGCATGCCAACGCAGAAGGTGCCTTTATACGTCCATTCCTTCAGTTTGGTTTCGCCCTCTCCTTCTTCGTCCGATTTATAAAAGGTGACCGTAACGTCCTTTTGCATCGTGTCGTCAAACATCCATTCGGTAAACGTAAATTGCTCCTGCACATCAATTGAGGCAAAGAACAGCCAATTAGTACCCGAAGACGGTTTTCCTTTCGAGTCTCGACTGCGCGAAGCGGTAAAAAATAGTCGGCGCAGGGGTAATACGGTACCATCCACAGCTAGTTCAGCATGATAAGAGGCCATCAGCAAAAAAGATTAAAATGTGAATAAACAGTTTATATCAGTCAAGTAGCCAATAACTTACCGTCCCCACTGATTCTTGTGGTCCACATCGCGAATCGTGATTTGCATGCAGGACATTGAAATCATCAGCACGTAGGATATACCTGTTCGTTTTTGAAACGCTCGGGTTTTTGCAATCGAATTCCCTAGTATGTGTGCACCAATATCTGACTCTCCACTATCCCGCTGGAACGCGACGGCTTTTGTCCATAGCTCAAAGTCTTCACCGGAACTTTCAATATCACTGACGGTATTGAAGGAGTTTTGCATGTCCGCATCATAGTAATAATTTTCCAGTATCGAATCGAGAAAACCCTGCACGAACGAATACTCAACAAAAGGAGAATCGGTCTGATCGGCTTTGAAGGTTTTCAACACACCACTTTCCATCCGGGTCGGGTCGCTGATCCACTCGAAGAAGGTGTCATTCCCCCCCCGTATGAGCATAAAGAAATCACCAAAAAAAACGCCTGAAGCTGGTCGCCCCTGATTAGTAGTCTGTTGATAAAGCGTCACTTTAAATTCAAGCACATTGAAGTCTCGTCCGCAGACGGATAAGATTGCTTTGTTTGCCATAGTGATAAAGGAGTTAGATTGACTAAACGT
Coding sequences:
- the tssD gene encoding type VI secretion system tube protein TssD, which gives rise to MAYEGKLSVDGTDYDINWMLMQIARNEDKKGIPASRPEWSIVISLDAMDDSTIKSWMIDPHMQKDGKIILNRIDEDASYKEIEFKQAICVNYFDEFFADTDYLNTIINITGSEVTINNATLQV
- the tssD gene encoding type VI secretion system tube protein TssD; amino-acid sequence: MAHKAILSVSGEDIPVLEFSVAFKQARDDQGKPASGVMLGDFYLIMEGGTDLFFEWLVDKTRFEGGTIKTYRDDQNSVMLTYEFENGFVTDVSESYYENVGNPNVSYKRVSSGEDLSDDVIDFQYKGFRLGRKDNTLMQNMWNRVRKFQERTNNPYCLFITMSCEKLKIQDTQFENKWNGKLE
- the tssD gene encoding type VI secretion system tube protein TssD, with amino-acid sequence MASYHAELAVDGTVLPLRRLFFTASRSRDSKGKPSSGTNWLFFASIDVQEQFTFTEWMFDDTMQKDVTVTFYKSDEEGEGETKLKEWTYKGTFCVGMLEMFAGDASYQTTNLFFTGKEVTNGNATLEHEWDLE
- the tssD gene encoding type VI secretion system tube protein TssD; the protein is MANKAILSVCGRDFNVLEFKVTLYQQTTNQGRPASGVFFGDFFMLIRGGNDTFFEWISDPTRMESGVLKTFKADQTDSPFVEYSFVQGFLDSILENYYYDADMQNSFNTVSDIESSGEDFELWTKAVAFQRDSGESDIGAHILGNSIAKTRAFQKRTGISYVLMISMSCMQITIRDVDHKNQWGR